A single Salmo salar chromosome ssa19, Ssal_v3.1, whole genome shotgun sequence DNA region contains:
- the LOC106578915 gene encoding chymotrypsin-like elastase family member 2A has translation MVDVPGPPLISLLLLLSVSALPAAAYTLTPGRLPQGQHKVLQLDWPKDCGMAHYKPNMAERIVSGNEARPHSWPWQVSLQVRPRGSKHYIHVCGGTLIHKNWVLTAAHCFQKGKAEDAGSWRIVLGKHRLKRSETPERTIPVKRIYRHEHFRYPTHSELDYDIALVKAATDIVPNNHIRYACLPRKQINLKPGQYCWVTGWGDTRGGKENVSLAEALNQARLPIIDFKTCRQKKFWGDRVRDSMICAGFRDTEGPPAACQGDSGGPLLCQLGRDRWEVHGVVSFGPIGCTVENKPSVFTRTANYIPWIEATRIRDFFLH, from the exons ATGGTTGATGTTCCAGGACCTCCGCTCatatctctgctgctgctgttgagTGTGTCGGCTCTGCCTGCCGCCGCATACACCCTGACCCCTGGCAGACTGCCCCAGGGCCAGCACAAAGTCCTGCAACTAG ACTGGCCTAAGGACTGTGGCATGGCACACTACAAACCCAACATGGCTGAACGGATCGTCTCTGGCAACGAGGCCAGACCTCACTCCTGGCCATGGCAGGTCTCCCTACAG GTTCGTCCCAGAGGTAGTAAGCACTACATCCACGTCTGTGGCGGAACACTCATCCACAAGAACTGGGTCCTCACCGCTGCCCACTGCTTCCAGAA gggtAAAGCCGAGGATGCTGGGAGTTGGAGGATCGTCCTGGGGAAGCATCGGCTGAAACGTTCTGAGACGCCCGAGAGGACTATCCCGGTGAAGAGGATCTACCGTCACGAGCACTTCCGTTACCCCACACACAGCGAGCTAGACTATGACATCGCCCTGGTCAAGGCTGCCACCGACATCGTGCCCAACAACCATATACGCTACGCATGCCTGCCGCGCAAACAGATCAACCTGAAGCCTGGACAATACTGCTGGGTGACGGGCTGGGGAGACACTCGGG GTGGGAAGGAGAACGTGTCTCTGGCTGAGGCTCTGAACCAGGCCCGTCTGCCCATCATCGACTTCAAGACCTGCCGCCAGAAGAAGTTCTGGGGAGACCGCGTCAGGGACTCCATGATCTGTGCCGGCTTTAGAGATACAGAAGGACCACCTGCTGCCTGCCAG ggtgacTCAGGGGGTCCTCTGCTGTGCCAGCTGGGGCGTGACAGATGGGAGGTGCACGGTGTGGTGAGCTTCGGCCCCATTGGCTGCACCGTGGAGAACAAGCCCAGCGTGTTCACCCGCACTGCCAACTACATCCCCTGGATCGAAGCTACCCGCATCAGAGACTTCTTCCTGCactag
- the LOC106578916 gene encoding mitochondrial import inner membrane translocase subunit Tim23, with translation MDNNAPGSGGKGGFGSLFGGSEYSNTELAGVPLTGMSPLSPYLNVDPRYLVQDTDEFILPTGASKTRGRFELAFFTIGGCCITGAAFGTVNGLRMGLKDTREMGWTKPRNVQILNMVTRQGASWANTLGSVALLYSVFGVAIEKARGAEDDINTVAAGTLTGMLFKSTGGLKGVARGGLAGLALSGAYALYSNWDHIRGGSSSSLY, from the exons ATGGACAACAATGCCCCCGGATCGGGAGGGAAAGGTGGCTTCGGGAGTCTCTTTGGAGGCAGCGAATACTCCAACACAGAACTCGCCGGTGTCCCAT TGACTGGAATGAGCCCCCTGTCACCTTATCTCAATGTCGACCCCCGCTACCTCGTACAG GACACAGATGAGTTCATTCTGCCCACAGGGGCCAGCAAAACCAGAGGGAGGTTTGAACTGGCCTTCTTCACCATTGGGGGCTGCTGCATCACAG GAGCTGCGTTTGGGACAGTGAATGGTCTGAGGATGGGGTTGAAGGATACAAGAGAAATGGGCTGGACTAAACCTCGCAACGTCCA GATTCTCAACATGGTGACCAGACAAGGTGCATCGTGGGCCAACACACTGGGATCTGTTG cattGTTGTACAGTGTATTTGGCGTTGCCATAGAGAAGGCTAGAGGAGCAGAGGATGATATCAACACTGTGGCTGCTGGGACTCTCACAGGCATGCTCTTCAAATCcacag gAGGGCTGAAGGGAGTGGCGCGTGGTGGTCTGGCGGGGTTAGCCTTGTCCGGTGCCTATGCTCTCTACAGCAACTGGGACCATATCAGAGGCGGCTCCTCTTCAAGTCTCTACTGA
- the LOC123728950 gene encoding uncharacterized protein: MNLTSSPQGSGFKEEGTMTSQRELVEVGVQAGSPLGSKFNFRSKSFQSSIKDHGSDSNLGSPPRSHTCIGSNSYLGSQSILGSPPGSRLNLRSSLGSHSNLMSPSSSMCRLDSPGEESEEEVKWEESSSPLLGEMGRRRSCLKVVVQEEERRRSGERDLSKRRSGMKQVQWDEDGLTWEVYGASLDSEVLSSAIQKYLQLLTRTDSTNTETTSKTKPKSRVKIRSKTKTPPMETATTSTPVMTTKLKTPPMETATTSTPVMTTKLKTASMETATTSTPVMTTKLKTASMETATTSTPVTNKRKATFMATSPMATLVTPLSINTMVTAAIETETDTKGEGDREGDREGDRDRKRGEVEREEDVQREAEGEIKGEREGEVKKGVQRRRGHRCCLVSRHPMRVGGAERRVEE, translated from the exons ATGAACTTGACGTCATCACCCCAGGGGTCAGGGTTCAAGGAGGAGGGGacgatgacatcacagagggagCTGGTTGAGGTAGGGGTGCAGGCGGGGTCACCTCTAGGGTCAAAGTTCAACTTTAGGTCAAAGTCCTTCCAGAGCTCCATAAAGGATCATGGGTCGGACAGTAATCTGGGGTCTCCCCCTCGGTCCCACACCTGCATTGGCTCCAACTCTTATCTAGGTTCACAGTCTATCTTGGGGTCCCCTCCAGGGTCAAGGTTGAACCTGAGGTCATCGCTTGGCTCCCACTCCAACCTAATGTCGCCTTCTTCCAGTATGTGCCGTCTGGACAGCCctggagaggagagtgaggaggaggtgaAGTGGGAGGAGAGCAGCTCTCCCCTgctgggggagatggggaggaggaggtccTGTCTGAAGGTGGTggtacaggaggaggagaggaggaggagtggagagagggatctCAGCAAAAGGAGGAGTGGTATGAAACAGGTGCAGTGGGATGAAGATGGACTGACCTGGGAAGTTTACGGAGCCTCCCTGGACTCAGAGGTGCTCAGCTCAGCCAtacag AAATACCTACAACTCCTGACCAGGACAGACAGCACAAACACAGAAACCACTTCCAAGACCAAACCCAAGTCAAGGGTTAAGATCAGGTCTAAGACCAAGACCCCTCCCATGGAAACCGCTACCACGTCAACCCCTGTTATGACAACCAAGCTCAAGACCCCTCCCATGGAAACCGCTACCACGTCAACCCCTGTTATGACAACCAAGCTCAAGACCGCTTCCATGGAAACCGCTACCACGTCAACCCCTGTTATGACAACCAAGCTCAAGACCGCTTCCATGGAAACCGCTACCACGTCAACCCCCGTCACAAACAAAAGAAAGGCCACTTTCATGGCAACTTCCCCAATGGCAACCCTTGTCACACCCTTATCGATTAATACCATGGTGACTGCTGCTATAGAGACTGAGACTGACACtaaaggagagggagatagagagggagacagagagggagatagagatagaaagcgaggagaggtagagagagaagaagatgtacagagagaagcagagggagaaataaagggagagagagaaggagaggtaaagAAAGGggtacagaggaggaggggaCACCGGTGCTGTCTCGTAAGTCGTCATCCCATGAGAGTGGGCGGCGCAGAAAGAAGAGTGGAGGAGTGA